From one Lycium ferocissimum isolate CSIRO_LF1 chromosome 7, AGI_CSIRO_Lferr_CH_V1, whole genome shotgun sequence genomic stretch:
- the LOC132063790 gene encoding uncharacterized protein LOC132063790 isoform X1 produces the protein MGEREEWAEPSGLLPNGLVADAGPVVGVLDSERWSKAEERTAELIACIKPNQPSEERRNAVADYVQRLIMKCFPCQVFTFGSVPLKTYLPDGDIDLTAFSNNQSLKDTWAHQVRDMLEKEEKNENAEFHVKEVQYIQAEVKLIKCLVENIVVDISFNQLGGLCTLCFLEEVDHLINQSHLFKRSIILIKAWCYYESRLLGAHHGLISTYALETLVLYIFHVFNNSFAGPLEVLYRFLEFFSNFDWDNFCVSLWGPVPISSLPDVTAEPPRKDAGELLLSKLFLDACSSVYAVFPGGQENQGQPFVSKYFNVIDPLRVNNNLGRSVSKGNFYRIRSAFGFGAKRLARLLDCPKENLIYEVNQFFMNTWERHGSGQRPDAPEAELSRLRLSTPDDIPDSQNFRVNPSGKKVRKVEGANPLNVSSQHGNHSSGTFSRMNDSSVSSYTENQKSHGNLSNSRVTDQVQTEATSSQVSHTDKIQRESKSDQVVNDIQGRFVFARTRSSPELTDTYGDSNNQGRRGRAPEIAKTQPTPMRQDSSYKRRNQGSENVAGQSGRSLNDNTPSVRHVPSHQSHDPVTESNGGSNSFHRESSIDVLNEELSSTNGTQWMHQEEQDLVNMMASTSMHGFNGQVHFPFNWASAQLPFPISPSVLTSMGYNQRNTPGVPTNIPFMDPAFLNMQFPHGLISPHFNQYFPGLGLNPTSEDPIDRNNENFSPMEMNSGEAENDFWQEPDAGSSVGFDPEYGNYETLQSDFKQQSIHSGFNFVPSSWVTGSGNSLGAQQKYMKEKRGPIGEEHDNIQFQDSRVNDIYAEERMASSRFSSSAHSSSMRSKTSSESSWDGSSAKSTKSTRERRGKKTGAAEPTSGYGKGKMMSDHVSDQAEDEDQDWNSVSNVGTEMAERIQGPQSVISMHLARHVPEHEVAQTSGSDPMMPIAPMLIGPGSRQRMTDNSGVIAFYPTGPPVPFLTMLPIYNIPPEAGTPDSSTSPLGGEECLDHSDSGQNFDTSEGVLDHSEDLTPSSSFRGATSIEAPDEHRPDILNSDFASHWQNLQYGRFCQNPRHPGQLVYPSPVMVPPVYLQGRFPWDGPGRPHSANMNHFTQLTSYGPRALPIAPLQSASNRPPNVFQRYVDEIPRFRSGTGTYLPNPKVSVRDRHSSNTRRGNYNYERNDNHVDRESNWTMNPKSRAGGRNYNRSQSEKSNSRGDRLASNDSRADRSWSSHRHDSVPSYLSQNGQLRGNSSHSGPLPNVAYGMYPLTAMRPSGVTSNGPGGSPVVMLYPSDHDAGYGPHGEQLEFGSLGRPAGVNEQSQPGEGNRQRGAFEEQRFHAVSGQRSSPDQPSSPRHERLVAGRNYY, from the exons ATGGGAGAACGTGAGGAATGGGCAGAGCCAAGTGGGCTATTGCCAAATGGATTAGTGGCAGATGCGGGGCCCGTTGTCGGAGTCCTCGACTCTGAGAGATGGTCAAAGGCTGAGGAAAGGACTGCAGAGCTTATTGCCTGCATTAAGCCTAACCAACCATCCGAGGAGCGTAGAAATGCTGTTGCTGATTACGTCCAGCGGCTCATCATGAAGTGTTTCCCATGTCAG GTTTTTACATTTGGCTCAGTACCCTTGAAGACTTATCTTCCCGATGGGGACATTGATTTAACTGCCTTCAGTAACAACCAAAGTTTAAAAGACACATGGGCTCATCAGGTTCGTGATATGCTagagaaggaggagaaaaatgaaaatgctGAATTTCATGTTAAGGAGGTTCAGTACATTCAGGCAGAA GTGAAGTTAATTAAATGTTTAGTTGAAAATATCGTGGTTGACATATCTTTCAATCAGCTAGGGGGTCTATGTACCCTTTGCTTCCTGGAGGAG GTTGATCACCTGATAAACCAGAGTCATTTATTTAAGCGCAGCATTATCTTGATTAAGGCATGGTGTTATTATGAGAGCCGTTTACTGGGTGCTCATCACGGTCTCATTTCAACTTATGCCTTGGAAACATTAGTTCTTTACATATTTCATGTGTTCAACAATTCCTTTGCTGGGCCACTTGAG GTCCTTTACCGCTTCTTGGAGTTCTTCAGCAACTTCGATTGGGACAACTTTTGTGTTAGTTTATGGGGTCCTGTGCCAATCAGTTCACTTCCTGATGTCACTG CGGAACCTCCTCGCAAAGATGCTGGAGAATTGCTTCTCAGTAAATTGTTTCTTGATGCCTGTAGCTCCGTCTATGCTGTTTTTCCTGGTGGGCAGGAAAACCAAGGGCAACCTTTTGTGTCTAAATATTTTAATGTGATCGATCCTTTACGAGTAAACAACAACCTTGGCCGTAGTGTGAGTAAAG GTAACTTTTATAGGATACGGAGTGCGTTCGGATTTGGTGCCAAAAGGCTGGCAAGATTACTGGACTGCCCCAAAGAAAATCTAATTTATGAGGTAAACCAGTTTTTTATGAATACATGGGAGAGGCATGGCAGTGGCCAAAGGCCTGATGCCCCAGAGGCAGAATTGTCACGCCTAAGATTGTCAACACCAGATGACATACCGGACTCTCAGAATTTTAGGGTCAACCCCAGTGGGAAAAAGGTGAGGAAGGTGGAGGGAGCCAATCCACTGAATGTTTCTTCTCAACATGGTAATCACTCTTCTGGAACCTTCTCTAGAATGAATGATTCTTCTGTGTCCTCTTATACTGAAAACCAAAAGAGCCATGGCAATTTGAGCAACTCAAGGGTTACTGATCAAGTGCAGACGGAAGCCACTTCCTCTCAGGTTTCACATACCGACAAAATCCAGAGAGAATCAAAATCTGATCAAGTAGTGAATGATATCCAGGGTAGGTTTGTTTTTGCCAGAACGCGGTCTAGTCCTGAGCTTACAGACACCTATGGTGACAGTAACAATCAAGGAAGGCGTGGAAGAGCTCCAGAGATTGCAAAAACGCAACCCACTCCGATGAGGCAGGACAGCAGTTATAAGAGGAGGAACCAAGGATCTGAAAATGTAGCAGGTCAGAGCGGTCGATCTTTAAATGATAACACGCCATCTGTCAGACACGTTCCATCCCATCAGAGTCATGATCCTGTCACCGAATCTAACGGTGGATCAAATAGCTTTCACCGAGAATCAAGCATTGATGTTCTGAATGAAGAGCTCTCATCCACTAATGGGACACAATGGATGCATCAGGAAGAGCAAGATCTTGTGAACATGATGGCATCTACTTCAATGCATGGATTTAATGGGCAAGttcattttccttttaactGGGCTTCAGCTCAATTACCTTTTCCTATCTCTCCTTCAGTTCTTACTTCTATGGGTTATAATCAACGAAATACGCCAGGAGTTCCCACTAATATTCCTTTTATGGATCCTGCATTCTTGAACATGCAATTTCCGCATGGTTTGATTTCACCCCATTTCAACCAGTACTTCCCAGGCCTCGGGTTGAATCCAACTTCTGAAGATCCAATTGACCgcaataatgaaaattttagccCTATGGAGATGAACTCAGGCGAGGCAGAAAATGATTTCTGGCAAGAGCCAGATGCTGGCTCCAGTGTTGGATTTGACCCAGAATATGGAAATTATGAAACACTTCAATCTGATTTTAAGCAACAGTCTATACATTCAGGTTTTAACTTTGTTCCTTCATCTTGGGTTACTGGCTCCGGCAACTCTCTGGGAGCTCAGCAGAAGTATATGAAGGAAAAACGTGGGCCAATTGGGGAAGAACATGATAATATTCAGTTTCAGGATAGCAGAGTGAATGACATTTATGCTGAAGAAAGGATGGCAAGTTCCAGGTTCTCATCCAGTGCTCATAGTAGTTCTATGAGAAGTAAAACCTCTTCTGAGAGTTCTTGGGATGGGTCTTCTGCTAAAAGCACAAAGTCAACAAGGGAAAGGCGGGGAAAGAAAACAGGTGCTGCAGAGCCAACTAGTGGTTATGGAAAAGGTAAAATGATGTCTGACCACGTGTCAGATCAAGCTGAGGATGAAGATCAGGATTGGAATTCTGTGTCAAACGTGGGTACTGAAATGGCTGAGAGAATCCAAGGACCTCAATCTGTTATTTCCATGCACCTTGCAAGGCATGTGCCTGAACATGAAGTTGCTCAGACAAGTGGATCGGACCCAATGATGCCCATTGCACCAATGCTTATTGGGCCTGGTTCTCGGCAAAGAATGACTGATAATTCTGGGGTTATTGCATTTTATCCCACTGGGCCACCAGTTCCATTTCTAACTATGCTTCCAATATACAATATTCCACCTGAGGCAGGAACACCTGATTCTTCAACAAGCCCTTTAGGAGGAGAAGAATGCTTAGATCATAGTGATTCAGGCCAGAACTTTGATACGTCTGAGGGAGTACTTGACCACTCTGAAGATTTAACTCCATCCAGTTCTTTTAGAGGGGCTACTTCTATTGAGGCACCTGATGAACACAGGCCCGATATACTTAACAGTGACTTTGCTAGTCACTGGCAAAACTTGCAATATGGAAGGTTTTGCCAAAACCCTAGACATCCTGGACAACTTGTTTATCCTTCTCCTGTAATGGTACCACCTGTATATTTACAGGGTCGTTTCCCATGGGATGGTCCTGGACGACCTCATTCAGCGAACATGAACCACTTTACTCAGCTGACGAGCTATGGTCCTCGTGCATTGCCCATTGCACCTCTACAGTCTGCTTCTAATAGACCTCCTAATGTGTTTCAACGGTATGTTGATGAGATACCAAGATTCCGCAGCGGGACAGGGACGTACCTGCCAAATCCT AAGGTTTCAGTTAGGGATCGGCACTCATCTAATACAAGAAGGGGGAATTACAACTATGAGAGAAACGATAACCATGTGGACAGAGAGTCGAATTGGACTATGAATCCAAAATCTCGTGCTGGTGGGCGCAATTACAACCGCAGCCAATCTGAGAAATCAAACTCAAGAGGGGATCGGTTGGCATCCAATGATAGCCGGGCAGACAGATCATGGAGCTCACATAGGCATGACTCCGTTCCTTCTTACCTGTCCCAAAATGGTCAATTGCGTGGAAACTCAAGCCATAGTGGCCCTCTTCCTAATGTGGCATATGGCATGTATCCTTTAACAGCAATGAGACCAAGTGGAGTGACTTCAAATGGACCTGGTGGATCCCCTGTTGTAATGCTCTATCCATCTGACCACGATGCCGGTTATGGTCCACATGGAGAACAGCTTGAGTTTGGGTCTCTGGGTCGTCCAGCAGGTGTAAATGAACAATCTCAGCCAGGTGAGGGAAATCGTCAACGGGGAGCATTTGAGGAACAGAGATTTCATGCAGTTTCTGGGCAACGGTCTTCTCCAGATCAACCATCTTCACCTCGTCATGAAAG ATTAGTGGCTGGAAGGAATTATTATTAA
- the LOC132063790 gene encoding uncharacterized protein LOC132063790 isoform X2, translating to MGEREEWAEPSGLLPNGLVADAGPVVGVLDSERWSKAEERTAELIACIKPNQPSEERRNAVADYVQRLIMKCFPCQVFTFGSVPLKTYLPDGDIDLTAFSNNQSLKDTWAHQVRDMLEKEEKNENAEFHVKEVQYIQAEVKLIKCLVENIVVDISFNQLGGLCTLCFLEEVDHLINQSHLFKRSIILIKAWCYYESRLLGAHHGLISTYALETLVLYIFHVFNNSFAGPLEVLYRFLEFFSNFDWDNFCVSLWGPVPISSLPDVTAEPPRKDAGELLLSKLFLDACSSVYAVFPGGQENQGQPFVSKYFNVIDPLRVNNNLGRSVSKGNFYRIRSAFGFGAKRLARLLDCPKENLIYEVNQFFMNTWERHGSGQRPDAPEAELSRLRLSTPDDIPDSQNFRVNPSGKKVRKVEGANPLNVSSQHGNHSSGTFSRMNDSSVSSYTENQKSHGNLSNSRVTDQVQTEATSSQVSHTDKIQRESKSDQVVNDIQGRFVFARTRSSPELTDTYGDSNNQGRRGRAPEIAKTQPTPMRQDSSYKRRNQGSENVAGQSGRSLNDNTPSVRHVPSHQSHDPVTESNGGSNSFHRESSIDVLNEELSSTNGTQWMHQEEQDLVNMMASTSMHGFNGQVHFPFNWASAQLPFPISPSVLTSMGYNQRNTPGVPTNIPFMDPAFLNMQFPHGLISPHFNQYFPGLGLNPTSEDPIDRNNENFSPMEMNSGEAENDFWQEPDAGSSVGFDPEYGNYETLQSDFKQQSIHSGFNFVPSSWVTGSGNSLGAQQKYMKEKRGPIGEEHDNIQFQDSRVNDIYAEERMASSRFSSSAHSSSMRSKTSSESSWDGSSAKSTKSTRERRGKKTGAAEPTSGYGKGKMMSDHVSDQAEDEDQDWNSVSNVGTEMAERIQGPQSVISMHLARHVPEHEVAQTSGSDPMMPIAPMLIGPGSRQRMTDNSGVIAFYPTGPPVPFLTMLPIYNIPPEAGTPDSSTSPLGGEECLDHSDSGQNFDTSEGVLDHSEDLTPSSSFRGATSIEAPDEHRPDILNSDFASHWQNLQYGRFCQNPRHPGQLVYPSPVMVPPVYLQGRFPWDGPGRPHSANMNHFTQLTSYGPRALPIAPLQSASNRPPNVFQRYVDEIPRFRSGTGTYLPNPVSVRDRHSSNTRRGNYNYERNDNHVDRESNWTMNPKSRAGGRNYNRSQSEKSNSRGDRLASNDSRADRSWSSHRHDSVPSYLSQNGQLRGNSSHSGPLPNVAYGMYPLTAMRPSGVTSNGPGGSPVVMLYPSDHDAGYGPHGEQLEFGSLGRPAGVNEQSQPGEGNRQRGAFEEQRFHAVSGQRSSPDQPSSPRHERLVAGRNYY from the exons ATGGGAGAACGTGAGGAATGGGCAGAGCCAAGTGGGCTATTGCCAAATGGATTAGTGGCAGATGCGGGGCCCGTTGTCGGAGTCCTCGACTCTGAGAGATGGTCAAAGGCTGAGGAAAGGACTGCAGAGCTTATTGCCTGCATTAAGCCTAACCAACCATCCGAGGAGCGTAGAAATGCTGTTGCTGATTACGTCCAGCGGCTCATCATGAAGTGTTTCCCATGTCAG GTTTTTACATTTGGCTCAGTACCCTTGAAGACTTATCTTCCCGATGGGGACATTGATTTAACTGCCTTCAGTAACAACCAAAGTTTAAAAGACACATGGGCTCATCAGGTTCGTGATATGCTagagaaggaggagaaaaatgaaaatgctGAATTTCATGTTAAGGAGGTTCAGTACATTCAGGCAGAA GTGAAGTTAATTAAATGTTTAGTTGAAAATATCGTGGTTGACATATCTTTCAATCAGCTAGGGGGTCTATGTACCCTTTGCTTCCTGGAGGAG GTTGATCACCTGATAAACCAGAGTCATTTATTTAAGCGCAGCATTATCTTGATTAAGGCATGGTGTTATTATGAGAGCCGTTTACTGGGTGCTCATCACGGTCTCATTTCAACTTATGCCTTGGAAACATTAGTTCTTTACATATTTCATGTGTTCAACAATTCCTTTGCTGGGCCACTTGAG GTCCTTTACCGCTTCTTGGAGTTCTTCAGCAACTTCGATTGGGACAACTTTTGTGTTAGTTTATGGGGTCCTGTGCCAATCAGTTCACTTCCTGATGTCACTG CGGAACCTCCTCGCAAAGATGCTGGAGAATTGCTTCTCAGTAAATTGTTTCTTGATGCCTGTAGCTCCGTCTATGCTGTTTTTCCTGGTGGGCAGGAAAACCAAGGGCAACCTTTTGTGTCTAAATATTTTAATGTGATCGATCCTTTACGAGTAAACAACAACCTTGGCCGTAGTGTGAGTAAAG GTAACTTTTATAGGATACGGAGTGCGTTCGGATTTGGTGCCAAAAGGCTGGCAAGATTACTGGACTGCCCCAAAGAAAATCTAATTTATGAGGTAAACCAGTTTTTTATGAATACATGGGAGAGGCATGGCAGTGGCCAAAGGCCTGATGCCCCAGAGGCAGAATTGTCACGCCTAAGATTGTCAACACCAGATGACATACCGGACTCTCAGAATTTTAGGGTCAACCCCAGTGGGAAAAAGGTGAGGAAGGTGGAGGGAGCCAATCCACTGAATGTTTCTTCTCAACATGGTAATCACTCTTCTGGAACCTTCTCTAGAATGAATGATTCTTCTGTGTCCTCTTATACTGAAAACCAAAAGAGCCATGGCAATTTGAGCAACTCAAGGGTTACTGATCAAGTGCAGACGGAAGCCACTTCCTCTCAGGTTTCACATACCGACAAAATCCAGAGAGAATCAAAATCTGATCAAGTAGTGAATGATATCCAGGGTAGGTTTGTTTTTGCCAGAACGCGGTCTAGTCCTGAGCTTACAGACACCTATGGTGACAGTAACAATCAAGGAAGGCGTGGAAGAGCTCCAGAGATTGCAAAAACGCAACCCACTCCGATGAGGCAGGACAGCAGTTATAAGAGGAGGAACCAAGGATCTGAAAATGTAGCAGGTCAGAGCGGTCGATCTTTAAATGATAACACGCCATCTGTCAGACACGTTCCATCCCATCAGAGTCATGATCCTGTCACCGAATCTAACGGTGGATCAAATAGCTTTCACCGAGAATCAAGCATTGATGTTCTGAATGAAGAGCTCTCATCCACTAATGGGACACAATGGATGCATCAGGAAGAGCAAGATCTTGTGAACATGATGGCATCTACTTCAATGCATGGATTTAATGGGCAAGttcattttccttttaactGGGCTTCAGCTCAATTACCTTTTCCTATCTCTCCTTCAGTTCTTACTTCTATGGGTTATAATCAACGAAATACGCCAGGAGTTCCCACTAATATTCCTTTTATGGATCCTGCATTCTTGAACATGCAATTTCCGCATGGTTTGATTTCACCCCATTTCAACCAGTACTTCCCAGGCCTCGGGTTGAATCCAACTTCTGAAGATCCAATTGACCgcaataatgaaaattttagccCTATGGAGATGAACTCAGGCGAGGCAGAAAATGATTTCTGGCAAGAGCCAGATGCTGGCTCCAGTGTTGGATTTGACCCAGAATATGGAAATTATGAAACACTTCAATCTGATTTTAAGCAACAGTCTATACATTCAGGTTTTAACTTTGTTCCTTCATCTTGGGTTACTGGCTCCGGCAACTCTCTGGGAGCTCAGCAGAAGTATATGAAGGAAAAACGTGGGCCAATTGGGGAAGAACATGATAATATTCAGTTTCAGGATAGCAGAGTGAATGACATTTATGCTGAAGAAAGGATGGCAAGTTCCAGGTTCTCATCCAGTGCTCATAGTAGTTCTATGAGAAGTAAAACCTCTTCTGAGAGTTCTTGGGATGGGTCTTCTGCTAAAAGCACAAAGTCAACAAGGGAAAGGCGGGGAAAGAAAACAGGTGCTGCAGAGCCAACTAGTGGTTATGGAAAAGGTAAAATGATGTCTGACCACGTGTCAGATCAAGCTGAGGATGAAGATCAGGATTGGAATTCTGTGTCAAACGTGGGTACTGAAATGGCTGAGAGAATCCAAGGACCTCAATCTGTTATTTCCATGCACCTTGCAAGGCATGTGCCTGAACATGAAGTTGCTCAGACAAGTGGATCGGACCCAATGATGCCCATTGCACCAATGCTTATTGGGCCTGGTTCTCGGCAAAGAATGACTGATAATTCTGGGGTTATTGCATTTTATCCCACTGGGCCACCAGTTCCATTTCTAACTATGCTTCCAATATACAATATTCCACCTGAGGCAGGAACACCTGATTCTTCAACAAGCCCTTTAGGAGGAGAAGAATGCTTAGATCATAGTGATTCAGGCCAGAACTTTGATACGTCTGAGGGAGTACTTGACCACTCTGAAGATTTAACTCCATCCAGTTCTTTTAGAGGGGCTACTTCTATTGAGGCACCTGATGAACACAGGCCCGATATACTTAACAGTGACTTTGCTAGTCACTGGCAAAACTTGCAATATGGAAGGTTTTGCCAAAACCCTAGACATCCTGGACAACTTGTTTATCCTTCTCCTGTAATGGTACCACCTGTATATTTACAGGGTCGTTTCCCATGGGATGGTCCTGGACGACCTCATTCAGCGAACATGAACCACTTTACTCAGCTGACGAGCTATGGTCCTCGTGCATTGCCCATTGCACCTCTACAGTCTGCTTCTAATAGACCTCCTAATGTGTTTCAACGGTATGTTGATGAGATACCAAGATTCCGCAGCGGGACAGGGACGTACCTGCCAAATCCT GTTTCAGTTAGGGATCGGCACTCATCTAATACAAGAAGGGGGAATTACAACTATGAGAGAAACGATAACCATGTGGACAGAGAGTCGAATTGGACTATGAATCCAAAATCTCGTGCTGGTGGGCGCAATTACAACCGCAGCCAATCTGAGAAATCAAACTCAAGAGGGGATCGGTTGGCATCCAATGATAGCCGGGCAGACAGATCATGGAGCTCACATAGGCATGACTCCGTTCCTTCTTACCTGTCCCAAAATGGTCAATTGCGTGGAAACTCAAGCCATAGTGGCCCTCTTCCTAATGTGGCATATGGCATGTATCCTTTAACAGCAATGAGACCAAGTGGAGTGACTTCAAATGGACCTGGTGGATCCCCTGTTGTAATGCTCTATCCATCTGACCACGATGCCGGTTATGGTCCACATGGAGAACAGCTTGAGTTTGGGTCTCTGGGTCGTCCAGCAGGTGTAAATGAACAATCTCAGCCAGGTGAGGGAAATCGTCAACGGGGAGCATTTGAGGAACAGAGATTTCATGCAGTTTCTGGGCAACGGTCTTCTCCAGATCAACCATCTTCACCTCGTCATGAAAG ATTAGTGGCTGGAAGGAATTATTATTAA